A window of Rhipicephalus microplus isolate Deutch F79 chromosome X, USDA_Rmic, whole genome shotgun sequence genomic DNA:
TCAAGCAATATATTACAAAATTTAGTTTTATTGACTACATATTGAAATAAAGAAGTTCCCCGATACCTGATGGTACACATAAGCAAATAGAACGACATACTTTGATGTGTAGAAAGCATCAGTTATTCTTCTAAATTTTATGGCTGGTAACCAGTACACGTTGTGCAATATCAATTCAAAGGCCTTCATGCTGCTGGAGTAGAAATCGGCTATGTCCAAGACTTGAAATTCTGCATGTGCGCGTGTGATTGTGCGTTCTCGCTTGTGATCTGATGAGTTCACCTACGCATATGATCATATACTCATAAGTGATCAGGTGAGTACGATGCGATCATATGAGTATGTGATCGCTTCTTTGTGTATGTTACTACGATGCGCTATTACCATGGCAGTTACATAAAGAAGTTAGCGGCCATTTTTATGTACGAGGGCAACGCCACTTTGTTTTCAAAGACGATAACCGTTCTTGATATGCATCAACGCAAATATTTGGTCTGTCTGCTAGTACTTGTCCAAGAAATAGAGAGATTCTCTACCGCAGGGAAAAATTTTTCGAATGTGGCGCAAATGAAAAGATCGTTCATAAAATCGGGGGCAACGAGCTTGCTtttatgcgagaaaaaaaaacgcattataaTTTTAACTTCATGTTGGAAGGAGATGAGAAGTGACTactagcgtcacccaacagcgAATACGGCCAATCGATACAATTTATTGGTAAGACAAGAAATTAAAGCAGGTAGAATTTTTCCGCTTAATAGCGAGCACATTTCACTTAAAATTGTATTTTATGCACTTGAGACAGCTTTATATTGGGCCAAAGAttcatttttgctttttttgtctcGTGCTTTCAAATAGGCGCCCAGTGGCGCTGCCGGCGGTGTGTTtgcttgcctgcatgcctgcctggaAACGGCAGAGAAACTAGACAACGGTGTCCGCCGCCTTtcacgagaacaaaaaaaaaatgtgtgcgtgTCTAAAACGACCACTAAgttatttgttttattattaaccaaacttgatgaagcctgcaTAAACCGCACGCGGTTTCAGTTTTTGACTTTCACCGGCACCGACCAGTGTTTTTGGCATTCATCCCACCAATAGAGGGAGACATAACGCGGGCACCAAAGCTCTGTTTTAAAGATTTCTAAGCAGTTTCCAGAAAACCCACAGCAAGGTGAGACACTTCACACGGAACGCTTTTCATTGTAACAGAAAACAGGAGAGCAATGAAGGACGGTAGACAGTCACCTGGCGAAAGAAGGCAGTGCACAAAGTTCATTCGACTTGGTCTGGTGGTTGCGTTCATACTCGTGAAACTTGTATTACTCTTATTTCAGGTGTAACATTCTGACAAAACAGtgacaaaacgagcgctcaaaaaagggcgcgccgccaaattctcgcgacgaaacgccggagtgacgccgtgtagtcggcgaaggttttgtccgtagtgacaaagcaagagaagaagaggatttccacctgaggggtgaaggctcgagctacaggcaagagcgtgtgtctaccgctatcgagcgaagacacgtggcaacagctgcgtgtgtgaagccgacgtattTCCGGCGAGGAAGTTTGaaacttggagagtggccaattgaagacgcgaggtttcctggaagagaaacttcaggagcagcggaacgacaacaacgctggactttgagtgagtgattctcagaagagtaccatccagacttttgttccaagaactttggactgaataggttttctatctctttagtctttaagcgtcttggttgttcaatgcatgcgactgcattgtagtgcgtattgttgtccgtgtccgttgtttcgagtgtggctgattgtactgcgtagtacgttgtttgattggtgacatatatTGTATTCAACGATTgttgagtgtgcatatttgtgtatcgtttttatcagccagtattgagaatataattttgttttgtttatcaactctcggctctgacttgttctttgggccacagccggcgtccgctggcgcgccaaaaagaaacacttctaaattgtccacgctttcgtggtgcggttcggggggccgatacttcggcccttggaattagcccggcgatcgcctcccgaattaacgggacctgtgacaacagCGTAGCGTTTTCTTTGAAACATGCATtgatacgtaattctaaaaacAGAAGTGTTTATTACACTGCGCTGACAATGTAAAATTTGAAAGAAAAAGCGGACGTTACCTACTACTCTTCGCTAAAAAGACAAGAGCTTTCAACTTAAACCACCCGGTGCTGCCACTTTCCAGTGCTTCTGCGTTCTGAAAAcactttcctttcttgacattaCGGTCAGTTAGCGCAATATTTAACGCAGCAATGCATACTGAAAACTATCATCTTTTGACGTCCTTTGCAGTGCAACAGGGTGAGACACGGCCATTTTTTATCCCTTACTTTTGTAACAGAATCATATTCTTACGGCAAACCACGCACGTATAAGAACACAAGcgtaaatatttttttactaaTTGCAGTCCACTAGAGTATTATGGTCACTAAGTTGCTAGTGTGGTTATCATTATTGGCTGTAATGCGTTCCAAGTAACGCAGTTACTGGTAACCCTTTCCTTTTTCGGAAGCTTAGTAACGTACTCATTCCAATTTTAGCACAGTAACGGGTAACTCACCTACCTTACAAACTTTCGGTAACGCACGGCGTGAAAGTACTGGTTAATTTTTTATATTGGAGATGCCCTTATCCAAAAACTGACCCCGATGAACTCTTTTGTCACAGCGTCGGACAGCTGTCCGAGTGCACGCTTTCACAATGAAAGCGAGGgtggaatgcttttttttttcagtctccaTAAATTACAGATAGAAATTCCTGAATGGAAGCAACTCCATGTGGGGAGTTTTGAACCATCACAAAGcttgaagaaaggcagggagtcCATTGCGAAAACCCGTAGAATCATACTTTTCGTAGAAGTAGATTGTAGCAGGTGGGTTGCTGGCACCTGCGCTTTTCCGTGCCCAAAATACAGGTAGACCGAAGGGAAAATGCAAGGGCTTGTTTATTCCATACCACGCGCTGACTGACACGCTTCGCACCTGGGGGAAGCAAGAACTTCTTCGAGAGCCTGCAACAATGTAAAACCGACGTCTGCATGTTCGAATGACAAAGGAGAGCACACCCTGAGCACAGCGTGGTGAACGACCATAGTGGGCAAGTTGGGCCGGAGCCGAATTTATAGGTGGCTTTCTGTAAAATCCTGGCGCATCCACGAGACAGCCGCTAAGTTGACGAGTGTACCTGTGCACTGTCGTTGGGAACCTGCCTAAACGCAATTCTTTACTTCATGGACGACAGGCTCAATTGACTCTGTGGCAAGATCGAAACCTTTAAAAACAATGTGAGTGAAGCGCCaggggtcaattttttttttcaagaaaaaaaaggctttgtttttttttctgaatacccTATCGCGGTTGGCTGGGTTTCTCGCTACCCTCTGTTTCAACTAAAGGCCATTATTACTGCTGTCACATGAACACACAAGCTAACGAATGTTACAGGCAGCGTCATGGCAGATATAAAGATAGTGTACTAACCGCGATTACCGCAAAACAGGGGCTTGGATTGTATTTTTTTCGGGAGGTGGGCCGGGTGAACCTCATTGAGCTGAAGTGGAGGCCGGGCAGGCGAACGGTCATTTAGCGCTATAAatggtggcaaaaaaaaatttaggGCGAGTAGCGCACGGGCCCAGTGAGCCACTCCTGGCTACGTCACTATTGCGAACGGGCAATACCACGAAAGATTGACACGAATTCAAAAATTATAAATTAGAGTTAAATTAGTGTTCGTATTTTAAGCATATAGCATCCAGTAGCCCAAAAATGATGTCACTTATCTTTTTAACTGCATAATTTACGAGGCCAGAAACACCGAATACATATTCAACACCGCGATGTTTATTTCATCAGCAGTGGTTCTGTTCACCGTGTTGCCAGTCCCTCTTCGCCGATAATTAGTATTATCGCGATGTAGATAAGCACATCTCATTTGAACAATTCTGACgtaaactgtttttcttttttctgaaaggCGGTCCAGCAGTTGCGATATATTTTCAGAGACTTACACTTTGCGAGGAGTTATCAGCGCCGCACAAGAGCCGTTAGGCGGGATCTTGCAATGCGCATTGTGACCTGGTAGAGCACGTAGGCCATGCAACACCAGAGAAGTCATTAACAGTGCTTAGGATAACTATAGACTACAAGTAACTGCAGAGCGAAGCATGTGCCAAGCATATGGCACGCAGCTAGCCATGTTTGCTCACGACCTGCGTGTAAATCTGGATTCTAACATACAGACTAGCTAAGTCCATCGTTTTAGATTATtcaaaagccttcgacaaagttCCCCATGAACGTATACCCCTGAAACTTGATGTGTTACATCTAAATCCCAATATTTTAGCATGGATATAAGAATTCTCAAATAATCGCTCACAATCCATCTTTAATATTAACCATATATCTAGTGCTACCCACTTAACTTCAGGTGTTCATCAAGGGTCCGTACTTTGTCCACTGTTTTTCTTAATGTACATAATTATCTACCACTGCATCTCAAATAATATTCGTATGTTCGCCGACAATTGCGTAACTTATTGTACCATTACTAACGTCTCCGATAACGCTTCTCTTCAAAATGACTTGCGAAGTGAAAAAGAATGGTGTAACCTATCGCTAATGAAACTAAACCCTAATAAACGCAAAACTCTCTTTCCACCACCATAAAAATCTACTTATTTTTTCTTACCGAATTGCTTGCGCTAACCTTAAACTAGTGTTTTCCTGAAAATATCTCGTAGCAACCATTTGCAGTGATTTAACCTGGGCGGCTCACATTACGAACATCATTTCATCTGCCACTAAAACACTCGGGTTTTCAAAACGCCACCTGCGTCATGCCCCTCCAGATGTAAAACTATTCAGCTATCAGTCTCTCATCAGGTCAAAATTAAAATATGCATCCCCTATTTTGAGCACTCATTCAATATCTCATCAATCAACTtgagtcacttcaaaatcgagcTACAAGGTTTATTCACTCTAAGTACTCCTATGACATCAGCACAACGGCACTGACAACAGATTCTAGTTTATCACTATTCGCATCTCGTCGCCTCAATGCTAGCTTTTGTCATTTTCACAGGTTTCTTTACAGCTCTCTCAGTAAGCCACCGTAAACTATCCCCCATCTCCAGTCGCACCGGTCCCCCGCAACAAGTTGCTCGCCCACGTGACCACACCGTCACTTTTTCGTTTTCATTCTCTTATCGTGCAGTAACcgactggaacggcctttccaATGACATCACAGCCATCGCCTGTCCTTTCACACTTTTGACCACTTTAACAGATCACTTTACATTGTATAAAACATTGCTTTTGTTTTTCAtgtatgtacccaccccttatgtaacaccccttCAATGGGGTTTTTGAggattaaaaaagaaaatgaaatatgCATTCTCAGCTTTAACACGATATTTTCATCCAGCTACGCTGCGTCACCGCGACGCCTGCTTTGATGCATGACCTTCCCGTCGAGACAAGGGTCCCATTAATTATTGGCCTCCCTTGTATGTTCATCAACCTGTACAATTGCGCATGCTCGCTGATTTAATACACAATCTACGTGTTATACTTCCTCCAATTATACACCTGCCTTTAGCATCATACTTACGAGGCGACAGTTAACAGCAATAACATCTGGATATGAATTCTGCCTTTATAATTAAACTTTTCACGATCTtcagtgcgaaggttatgtcCCGAATATAAGACAggtgttttaggggcaaagctccttttaGTGTACTcatgtcctgcgtcaggcgtaaccagcagcgtcagacaaacagacagacaaacggatagTCAAACGTACAGACGGAAGGAtgaacagaagcatggacggaagcacgaatggacagacggacggatgcatgcacgtacggatggacgcagagacagaacggacagacgcacggacaggcagagtgacggacgaatgaatggatggacggaagcatgtgTTGACGGACAGACGGGtgcgcagacggacggatggacggaccatctgatgcacggacggatcgacggatgcatggacgaactgaTGCACAcacatatggacggacggacgcacgcaaacacagacggacaggcagagggacgggcgaatggacagaaaaacagaaaaacagacagacagaaacagagtgacgaacaaacggacggaaaggcagagagacagacaaacgCTTGGCCCCAGTCATCAacgttcactccatggatatgctgagTTTGTTCATACTGATCAAGACAGGAAATAGCATGTAAACTGTTTACATAATTACACCCTCAGCCATACAGAACAAGCTGACGCGCTTTACGAAATAAATATTCAACACCAAGGAACTAGTGAGAAATGAGCTGAACTGCTGCCATAATGCCAAAACTACGATCATCAGATTTTCTGCAAAAATATAAGGCTATTCCGaacaattgaagacatgtctAATGAGGCCAGCAAGCAAATAAAAATATTTACTATATCGGAAACAAAaattaacacacacacatactcataACAAAAATTTACCCCGAGAATGCCGCTCTTCAAGCAAACAAATCAATTAAAGACTTACCGGCACACATGTTGTTGAtctggctgttttttttctgttgcaataagTATCTACCTACGCTTTAATCACGGCTGGTAACGTCGTTTGCTCGAGCTCCCGATTCCAATTACTTGGAGGCGTTCTGGCCGTTCCCTGAAATCTATATCCGTATCGAAATTTATATTTCAGAGAGCGGCGGGGGATATAAATGCATTCTTCTAACACAGCTAGCTACGCAAAAATGCAAAACAGTGACACATGCACCAGTCACCGCGCAGCGTATGTGTTAGAACTGGGGGTGCTGTGAGGGCGCTCACCGCGTTAACCTAGGCATGTCATCCATGCAATCGTTTAGGCGGTTTTCGAGCGAACCCTAATAATGCCTGGGAAATTTGACACTCAAATGTGAGCTCATGGTCTTGTATCGGGTTAATGCAAGCTGGTGAAGAACAAAGTGAGTATTGCGACGGCAGCTGAACATGGCGCAAAGTGAAGAGCATACTAGAACCACCTCTTCGAAAACTGGGTCTGTAACTATCAGAACATGCTCTTCAATCGTGTGGGGCCACTGCTCAAGGgtacagccacagggatgtttgcTTTGCCGTTCCGGACAAAATCACTGTCACTGAAAAATCTCCTGCTAGATTGCATACGCACCACTTTTCTGATTACGAGTAATTCACCATTCAAATCAAAAACTAATTACAATTATTAACTAGTGGAAGTAACAATAACATAATACCATAACTAAGGGAATATTTATCTTTTACTCTGCTAATTCTGTCCAATAGGATTGTGCCATGTGCGAAGGGGAAAAAGACGAAGACCAGCTCGTGCAGTGGAGCTCGAGCCTTAACGCCGGTGACCGAGCTACGATCCTGAAGCCGCTTCAGCAACCGGAGGGCGTCCTTTCCACGGCAGCAGCAGGATTTAAGCATTCGGCGGCCTCTCTTAAACCAGTACCACAACTACCCCAAGCAGAACTGCAAGCGCCTTCGCAGGAGGATCCATGGCAGACTTCGCTGCGCCCGGTGCCAGCAGGCCATTGCGTGGCCCCGGCAACGTAAGTGCCAACTTCGAAGCCGCCGACGTGACTGCCTTTAATGCGCCCTTAATGCTAGTAACCGAACATCCCACAGCCGTCGCTACTGCCGGCATATATGCGGACTTTATGGAAGCCTACAATGCTCATACTAGTAGCGAGGACGTCGTCACGCTTGTTGAGAAGTACGCTAGCCTGTGCGACAGTTACTTAGCCGAAGTGATGAAAGTGACCGAGAGCCTAGTCTCTCGCAAGGCCGAGCGGGCGTGGGTGGAAGCCATGGCGTGCCAAACATTGCTCACCGAAGAGCGAAACACTTGGAAGCTCACGGGTGCCCTCCTGCGCGACCATCTCAAGGCGGACGAGTTCATGGAAGAACGCGGCCACAACACCATGTTCGTCGAGGCATCTCGCGAAGGTAGCGACAGGGAAATCGTGGAGGCCCTCATGGCGAGAGACTCGTTTACACGCCAGGCGCAACTAGTTGTCGAGTGGTTGGAAAGCTGTGCGGCACATGAGCGCGGTATGGGCGATGACGACGACAGGCTCCAGTACTTTGCCGGCGGAAGCAGCACCTGGAAAAACGCGCTGCACCATGTGCAGTCCAAAAATAACATCGGCTGTGCATCGTCATCTCACGTGACTGGAATAAACGCGGACGCTCCCTCGAGGCAGTGGCTACCAATGCACGAATTCCACCTCTTCCACAGCTTATTCTTTCACCTGCGAGCAGGCCAAGTGCAGAGGGCCAAAGAGCTGGCTGCCAAAAATGGTTATCGTTGGCTAGCCGCCGCGCTCGAAGGATGCCGGCCATGCCATGACCCGAACAACGCCAGCACCATTGGCGCCGACTTCAAGCAACCCACCCAAGGCACCTTCTACCGGGACTTATGGATGCGCGCCTGCTGGAGAGCGGCGTCGAGTCCCATGTGTTCACGTTACAAGCGCGCTGTGTATGGTGCTCTGAGTGGCAACCTGCAAGCAATGCTGCCCGCGTGTACCACATGGGAGGATCAGCTATGGGCTCGCATGCGCGCTGTTGTGGATCTGTGCGTAGAGCAGGAGCTCCGCACTGCCAAGCAGCAAGATAGAAGCCCCGGACCACTACCGCCCGGCTACCCCAATGAACGTGGAACCTTTGAAGCCATTTTCCGTGACCTGCAGGCGGCCGTGGGCGCGAGTGGCACGCGCCACCAAGAGATCACACACATTCTGCAGCGAGGTGTAGTGCTGGGCGATGCTGCTTCTTTGGTAGAAGAAATACACGACTGGGTAACCGGTCAGGCGATTGAGCCACCGCTTCTAACCATGCGGTTTCTGGCTCACATGTCACTGTTGCTGCGACAAGTTGGGCGTGAAACCGGCACTGAGGCGTTCAGCGCTCTTCTTCACAACTACATACACATGCTCATCGATGACGGCCATGTCTCCTTGGTGGACACGTACGCAGCCGCTCTGAAAGCAACCGACCATGTCGCCAAGTACACGCAGCTTGCGCAGCCTCCAAACTAGACACCCCAAAGAACAGGACCTCCGCCTTCGTGTTGAACACTCTTTGGAGAAAAAAAGTTAGCAAAGAACTAGTAAACGCATGTATTCACTAGACTCCAGCGTACTTTACTGCCTTTCCGGCATACCTTTACTAACCAGCAGCAAGAAAAGCTTGTTACTTCAGCCGCTACTAACCAGGGACACTTCCTTAGCGTTTTTAACTAAGTAATACAAATTGGCCTACGTTTCCAGATCTTTCTTAGATGCTGCAGTATACTTGCCGTAATCGCAAGACTCTCAAGCAATATTTGACAAAATTTAGTCTTATTGACTACATATTCTAATATAGGAGTTCCCTGCTACCTGATGGTACACATAAACAAATAGAACGACATACTTTGACATGATGGGCGTAGCCAGGAGGAGGCACACCGGACCCATGCCTTCCCCCTCTTTCATATTTTTGTTCAATGTGATGGAGAGCAGAAAATCACcatttgaaccccccccccccccccaaccccacgAAAAACGATTTTGGCTAGGCACCTATTTCTCAAGTGTGAATGCGGCATGTGTGTAGTAAGCGCGTACTCTTTAATGGCTACGCTCGATGAGAAGGAAATTAGGAATGACCATACATGCAAAGTGTGTGTGACGCAAATGTGCAGTTCTGTTGCCAAGGCCACCGTGGGGTAGTCGTAACGCCACTTGAGATCATCAAAAAGCTCGCATTTCTTGGTGTGCTTTTATTTGGTGCTGTTAACGCTCGGCGCTTCGAGCGACGGCATTCGGCCAGAAAGTTTTTTCATGCAGAGCTAACCTACTTGAATTGCTGCAGcgtgcgagttttttttttttcttctaaaagcGATGTGGTAAGAGAGGCTGATtcctttttttaataaatgtataAAAGGAGAGGTTGGCGCCAAAGCATGGCGCCGGCTACTTTTCCCTTGAACGAAAGTCGAACTCGTATATTTTTAGCAAACataaggctatacatatgtacatagcacaacgctTACACAAGGAGTCCACGCTTTTCAATACTGAacgtccacaccacacagaaatgtgtccatACTACATGTAAATGTGTCCACACTACGCAGAGTTTGTGAAAGCACAAGTAATCaggccaatttaagtgttcacacaaaacatgaaagttcaatAACACCTCTAAGGTGATCTTCTTGTTTAAATACTGAACTCTTTTCAGAAAGGCTTTCCAAAAAAGTAGTACTGAAACACGAAAGATTGCatgcgctgcagtggcttgtagctttccttttggccatggacgcaagatttttgcaattggtGCAAGTCGCTTATCCAAAAAATTGAGTTTTTCTAAAAGGTTCTTTCGAGGTGCGTCATTATTTtaacaatgcagaagaatgtgctccacgttttcttgagcttctccacatgagcaggtaggactgccagctttccttattctatacaggaaagctttcttgtaggctgtaccaagtcgaagcctatggatgactgtttctaccgatcggctaacctttaacaGAATATTAAATTTTAAACCACGATCAATGTTATACAACTGAGAGTTTTGCGCACCAATTTCGAACCAGGTTTCGttagacagttgacagctcatCTTATTTATTAAACATcgtgcatcgctcatcgatagaggtagcagtgatatattattttcttgatgtgctgcatgtgcattgtaatcagctatgtcgtttcctgtgattccGCAGTGGCTTGGCACCCTCTGGTCAATTAAGGTATGGTTTAAATTTTTTTGCTATAGCATACGTCTTCTGTATTTTATATGCAAGCTCACTAGCTTTGCTGCCCAAGCTGATTAATTTTAAGGAAACTAATGAGGACCTTGAAATACTGATAATTACCCATCCAAGTGGACCTGGCTGTACACATATGAAGCAtaaagcacagagtattgcatagagttctgcCATTGTGGATattgtgaaatggctgagtttaaaagctttCTTAGCTTGatatgcaggtacaaagaatgccgacgttgagctttgattcagacatgatccgtcggtgtacacgtaaATATAGTCTGCATAATTGGTATAAaggtgtgttaaagttaattgctttattTCAATTATAGGTATATTGTTCTTAAAATTTAATTTTGGAATCGAAGTTGTAAAATCTGGGAtagagagacgccatggtgggtGGGATGCACATAGAGGCGAATAttcgtgcgtaggcagtaaactCTTCAATCCTACTAAAGTTTTATATATTCTTACAGCTGATTTC
This region includes:
- the LOC142775294 gene encoding nuclear pore complex protein Nup107-like, with product MADFAAPGASRPLRGPGNVSANFEAADVTAFNAPLMLVTEHPTAVATAGIYADFMEAYNAHTSSEDVVTLVEKYASLCDSYLAEVMKVTESLVSRKAERAWVEAMACQTLLTEERNTWKLTGALLRDHLKADEFMEERGHNTMFVEASREGSDREIVEALMARDSFTRQAQLVVEWLESCAAHERGMGDDDDRLQYFAGGSSTWKNALHHVQSKNNIGCASSSHVTGINADAPSRQWLPMHEFHLFHSLFFHLRAGQVQRAKELAAKNGYRWLAAALEGCRPCHDPNNASTIGADFKQPTQGTFYRDLWMRACWRAASSPMCSRYKRAVYGALSGNLQAMLPACTTWEDQLWARMRAVVDLCVEQELRTAKQQDRSPGPLPPGYPNERGTFEAIFRDLQAAVGASGTRHQEITHILQRGVVLGDAASLVEEIHDWVTGQAIEPPLLTMRFLAHMSLLLRQVGRETGTEAFSALLHNYIHMLIDDGHVSLVDTYAAALKATDHVAKYTQLAQPPN